Proteins from one Cryptomeria japonica chromosome 4, Sugi_1.0, whole genome shotgun sequence genomic window:
- the LOC131079801 gene encoding probable disease resistance protein At4g33300, whose amino-acid sequence MPTKEASLPEKWEMLNHRACDVQLLSIQTGPMEPKHWFQMNFPETEALLLFFTSSEYYLPPFLQSMKNLKFLMVFNYGTKRATIKGLHVLSSLTQLKSVRLEKLIASPVLKESKEISSLEKLCLSLCEGFEYVSTFNSINLRDFNLDHCSSLEEVPLSFYYMPSAQMWSISNCHLLKMLPYDLGNMSSLRMLRLSGLPGLKELPASIGKLERLECLDISSCEGLRGLPEEIGQLKKLTDFDMSDCSRLMSLPRAVCELTSLKLVICDEKIGKQWLRAKNISIPELRVEIVEAHFSLEWLDD is encoded by the exons ATGCCTACGAAAGAGGCTAGCTTGCCAGAAAAGTGGGAGATGCTTAATCATAGAGCATGTGATGTTCAACTGCTGTCCATTCAGACAG GTCCTATGGAGCCCAAGCACTGGTTTCAGATGAATTTTCCTGAGACAGAGGCTCTCTTGTTATTCTTTACTTCAAGTGAATACTATCTTCCCCCATTTCTGCAGTCAATGAAAAACCTAAAATTCCTCATGGTATTCAATTATGGGACAAAGAGGGCAACAATAAAAGGTCTACATGTGCTGTCTTCACTAACTCAACTCAAGAGCGTCCGCTTGGAGAAGCTGATTGCATCCCCTGTCCTAAAAGAAAGCAAAGAAATATCCAGCTTAGAGAAGCTATGTTTAAGCTTATGCGAAGGGTTTGAATATGTATCCACATTCAACAGTATCAATCTGCGAGATTTTAACCTTGATCACTGCAGTAGCTTGGAAGAGGTGCCCCTTAGTTTCTATTATATGCCCTCTGCTCAGATGTGGTCTATTAGCAACTGTCATCTGCTTAAGATGTTACCTTATGACCTTGGAAATATGAGCTCTCTGAGAATGTTAAGGTTATCAGGTTTACCAGGCCTAAAAGAGCTTCCAGCATCAATTGGAAAACTTGAACGGTTGGAATGTCTAGACATTTCATCGTGTGAGGGGCTGAGAGGACTTCCAGAGGAGATTGGGCAACTGAAGAAACTGACAGATTTTGATATGAGCGACTGTTCTCGTTTGATGAGTTTACCAAGAGCTGTTTGTGAACTGACTTCCCTCAAGCTTGTCATCTGTGATGAGAAGATTGGGAAGCAATGGTTGCGGGCAAAGAACATTTCTATTCCAGAGCTTAGGGTTGAAATTGTTGAAGCACACTTTAGTTTGGAGTGGCTCGATGATTAA